A genomic segment from Actinomadura hallensis encodes:
- a CDS encoding SGNH/GDSL hydrolase family protein, which produces MRGSTTTGHWYFLSAVETWAKPSAAAAVMLGDSLTGGRGSTTNKNDRWPDRLLDRLQCHPATSDIAIVNQAAGGNRVLNDGLGPNVLARLDRDVLAQSGVKWLVVFGGVNDIGTAEATPAAQKETADRLIAAYEQIIVRAHAQGIRVYGGTLTPFGGNDMYDDENGHREGARQTVNRWIRTSRRFDGVIDLDRAARDPADPRRLHPAYDTGDGLHLNPAGYKALADVVPASLFQHKPLPPTFGFN; this is translated from the coding sequence ATGCGCGGGTCGACCACCACGGGCCACTGGTACTTCCTCAGCGCCGTGGAGACGTGGGCCAAGCCGTCGGCGGCGGCGGCCGTCATGCTGGGGGACTCGCTCACCGGCGGGCGGGGCTCGACGACCAACAAGAACGATCGCTGGCCGGATCGGCTACTGGACCGCTTGCAGTGCCACCCGGCCACGTCCGACATCGCGATCGTGAACCAGGCGGCGGGCGGGAACCGCGTCCTCAACGACGGTCTCGGCCCCAACGTCCTCGCGCGGCTGGACCGGGATGTGCTGGCCCAGAGCGGCGTCAAGTGGCTGGTCGTCTTCGGGGGCGTCAACGACATCGGTACCGCCGAAGCGACGCCAGCGGCGCAGAAGGAGACCGCCGACCGGCTGATCGCGGCCTATGAGCAGATCATCGTCCGTGCGCACGCGCAGGGCATCCGCGTGTACGGGGGGACGCTCACCCCGTTCGGCGGCAACGACATGTACGACGACGAGAACGGCCATCGGGAGGGGGCGCGCCAGACAGTCAACAGATGGATCCGCACCAGCCGCCGCTTCGACGGTGTCATCGACTTGGACCGCGCGGCGCGTGACCCGGCCGACCCCCGCCGCCTGCACCCGGCCTACGACACCGGCGATGGACTGCACCTGAACCCCGCCGGATACAAGGCCCTGGCGGACGTCGTCCCGGCGAGCCTCTTCCAGCACAAGCCGCTGCCGCCGACCTTCGGCTTCAACTGA
- a CDS encoding SAM-dependent methyltransferase: MAALVSEWLTWRTAMERALYGENGFYRRGERPAEHFRTSVHASPRFAAAIARLLVEVDELLGRPERLDVVDIGAGSGHLVSNILALAPPSLAARLAPTAVEIAPRPPDLSPRIDWRPDLPSSITGLAVANEWLDNIPLDVVEQTPDGVRTVLVDPSTGSERPGPVPSDEDREWLDRWWPLREPGDRAEIGHPRCAAWASVIGRLSRGLALAVDYSHSRESRPVYGTLTGYRDGSTVPAVPDGSCDVTAHVALDACTVAGQRAGATSGLLTTQRDALRALGLTGTRPPLDLAHRDPRAYVAALCHAGEDAELTDPSGLGGFGWLAQTVGIPIPAVLTQQ; this comes from the coding sequence GTGGCGGCGTTGGTTTCCGAATGGCTGACATGGCGCACCGCGATGGAGCGGGCGCTGTACGGGGAGAACGGCTTCTACCGGCGCGGAGAGCGCCCCGCCGAGCACTTCCGCACCTCCGTGCACGCCTCCCCGCGCTTCGCCGCCGCCATCGCCCGCCTGCTGGTCGAGGTCGACGAGCTCCTCGGCCGCCCCGAACGGCTGGACGTCGTCGACATAGGCGCCGGGTCCGGTCACCTGGTGAGCAACATCCTCGCCTTGGCGCCTCCCAGCCTCGCTGCACGGCTCGCCCCAACGGCCGTGGAGATAGCGCCCCGTCCACCGGACCTCTCGCCACGGATCGACTGGAGGCCGGACCTGCCCAGCAGCATCACCGGCCTCGCCGTGGCCAACGAATGGCTCGACAACATCCCTTTGGACGTGGTCGAGCAGACCCCGGACGGAGTCAGGACCGTCCTGGTCGACCCGTCCACGGGCAGCGAGCGCCCGGGGCCCGTCCCGTCCGACGAGGACCGCGAGTGGCTGGACCGCTGGTGGCCGCTCCGCGAACCCGGCGACCGCGCCGAGATCGGCCACCCGCGCTGCGCCGCCTGGGCATCGGTGATCGGACGGCTCTCGCGGGGACTCGCCCTCGCCGTCGACTACTCCCACTCCCGCGAATCCCGCCCGGTCTACGGGACGCTCACCGGATACCGCGACGGCTCGACCGTGCCCGCCGTCCCCGACGGGTCCTGCGACGTCACCGCCCACGTCGCACTGGACGCCTGCACCGTCGCCGGCCAACGCGCCGGCGCCACGTCCGGGCTCCTGACCACCCAACGCGACGCCCTGCGCGCCCTCGGCCTCACCGGAACCCGCCCGCCACTGGACCTCGCCCACCGCGACCCCCGCGCCTACGTCGCCGCCCTCTGCCACGCCGGCGAGGACGCCGAACTGACGGACCCCTCCGGTCTGGGCGGCTTCGGGTGGCTGGCACAAACCGTCGGCATCCCGATCCCCGCCGTCCTCACCCAGCAGTGA
- a CDS encoding response regulator: MTEVEDAAAPIRVALVDDQELVRAGFRMVLDAQPDIEVVGEAGDGVQALELLRRVRADVVLMDVRMPRMDGIEATRRVVAGSGPKVVILTTFDLDEYAFAAIKAGAGGFLLKDAGPAQVIEAIKAVHSGDAVVAPSTTKRLLDRFAVHLPDAAQKANGALEALTDREGEVLRLVARGMSNAEIAERLYVSEATVKTHMGRILMKLNLRDRVQAVVFAYETGLVKSGQTDDSV, encoded by the coding sequence ATGACGGAGGTTGAGGACGCGGCGGCGCCCATCCGGGTGGCGCTGGTCGACGATCAGGAGCTGGTGCGGGCGGGGTTCCGGATGGTGCTGGACGCGCAGCCCGACATAGAGGTCGTCGGTGAGGCCGGCGACGGCGTGCAGGCGCTGGAACTGCTCCGGCGGGTCCGCGCGGACGTCGTCCTCATGGACGTGCGGATGCCGCGGATGGACGGGATCGAGGCGACGCGCCGGGTGGTGGCGGGGTCCGGGCCGAAGGTCGTGATCCTGACGACGTTCGACCTCGACGAGTACGCGTTCGCGGCGATCAAGGCGGGCGCGGGAGGGTTCCTGCTCAAGGACGCGGGCCCGGCCCAGGTGATCGAGGCGATCAAGGCGGTGCACTCGGGGGACGCGGTGGTGGCGCCGAGCACGACGAAGCGGCTGCTGGACCGGTTCGCGGTGCACCTCCCGGACGCCGCGCAGAAGGCGAACGGCGCCCTGGAGGCGCTCACGGACCGTGAGGGGGAGGTGCTCCGGCTCGTCGCGCGGGGGATGTCGAACGCGGAGATCGCGGAGCGGCTGTACGTCTCCGAGGCGACCGTGAAGACGCACATGGGACGAATCCTGATGAAGCTGAACCTTCGCGACAGGGTCCAGGCGGTCGTGTTCGCGTACGAGACGGGCTTGGTGAAAAGCGGGCAAACTGATGACTCAGTGTAA
- the panC gene encoding pantoate--beta-alanine ligase, which translates to MSSGESPGAAGPAAGRPVVARTRAELADARARIEGRLAFVPTMGALHEGHLSLVRQARRSADAVAVSIFVNPLQFGPDEDFDRYPRTFDADLEACAAEGVDLVFAPDRAVMYPTEPQVTVDSGPMGKIVEGAARPGHFDGMLTVVLKLLNLVRPDVAIFGEKDAQQLAMIRRMVADLNVPVEIVGGATVREPDGLALSSRNRYLSAEERRTALALSRALRAGADAAAGGPAAVLGAAESVLDKAATAEPPLVLDYLVLVDPATFTPVTDSHTGPAILAVAGRVGATHLIDNVSLQLGKER; encoded by the coding sequence GTGAGCTCTGGCGAAAGCCCCGGCGCCGCGGGTCCCGCCGCCGGGCGCCCCGTCGTCGCGCGGACGCGGGCGGAGCTGGCCGACGCCCGCGCCAGGATCGAGGGCAGGCTGGCGTTCGTCCCGACCATGGGCGCGCTGCACGAGGGGCACCTGTCCCTCGTCCGGCAGGCCCGGCGGTCCGCGGACGCGGTGGCGGTCAGCATCTTCGTCAACCCGCTGCAGTTCGGGCCGGACGAGGACTTCGACCGCTACCCCCGGACGTTCGACGCCGACCTCGAGGCCTGCGCCGCCGAAGGCGTGGACCTCGTGTTCGCGCCGGACCGCGCCGTCATGTACCCGACCGAACCGCAGGTCACGGTCGACTCGGGGCCGATGGGGAAGATCGTGGAGGGCGCGGCCCGCCCCGGCCACTTCGACGGGATGCTCACCGTCGTGCTGAAGCTGCTGAACCTCGTCCGGCCCGATGTGGCGATCTTCGGCGAGAAGGACGCGCAGCAGCTCGCGATGATCCGCCGGATGGTCGCCGACCTGAACGTGCCCGTCGAGATCGTCGGCGGCGCGACCGTCCGGGAGCCGGACGGGCTGGCGCTGTCGAGCCGCAACCGCTACCTCTCCGCGGAGGAGCGGCGGACCGCCCTCGCCCTGTCGCGCGCCCTGCGGGCCGGGGCGGACGCCGCCGCCGGCGGGCCCGCGGCCGTCCTCGGCGCCGCCGAGTCCGTCCTCGACAAGGCCGCGACCGCCGAGCCGCCGCTCGTCCTCGACTACCTCGTCCTCGTGGACCCCGCTACCTTCACCCCCGTCACGGACTCTCACACCGGCCCTGCCATCCTCGCCGTGGCGGGCAGGGTCGGCGCCACACACCTGATCGACAACGTTTCCCTCCAGCTCGGCAAGGAGCGCTGA
- a CDS encoding ABC transporter permease: MLKTTLAGLRAHKLRLLLTAVAITLGVGFISGTFVLTDTMDKGIGKTFAKSADKVDYAVVPKDEYSSDGLPSDTLQKVRAVPGVTDVHGVVKGDAPLVGKDGKAVGDYPNVGISVPSGPLLRYEVDKGRPPKGGNETVLDSRLADREDFTVGDTVTILDGDDRPHRFTVVGLINFGIDQEAGFLGAVGFDTPTTIRMTGEKTYREIDVLGGDRPSIAAAAGASARVYTGREFGAKLAKSAGADTELIRSGLLIFGLVAMLVSALVIYNTFAILLAQRMRDLALLRCVGATRRQVFGGVVAESAVVGLVGSVAGLAAGVGLGAGALAGIRRLNPGVPMAAPSLTVRTIVVGLAVGVLVTVLSALLPARAATRVAPVAALRSDLEPGSGRFRLGRVRTAIAVLLCAAGAAVGVLGSTAMEKGEAAMYVVAFAGGVAFLGVIAAMPALVRPLGRLAGAVPARVGGVPGRLAVANAQRAPRRTATTTIALTVGVGLMSLFAVIAASSKATASQQLAERFPAEFQIEAHGMDGTVPHALAERLRERPEVASVAESRGAEARVGGEETWVAALSAQALGTIMKPEMTEGTLDAASRPGTAMVDAETARLSGHEVGRTIRVDTPNGRFPVKITAVFRAGELLSGIVVPEADFARYFGAVDPTAIFVKTADGVSASAARTAVEDAARPYPAAKVVSAAEYKQELTKAVDMVLVIFAGLLGLAIVIALFGIANTLTLSVVERTRESALLRALGLTRRQLRRMLSVEALVMAVIGAFTGVVLGVAFGWAATNAMGDNTVFALPYLQVAGYVLLAGAAGMAAAVLPARRAARTSVVESLTLD, encoded by the coding sequence ATGCTGAAGACGACACTGGCGGGCCTGCGCGCACACAAGCTGCGGCTGCTGCTCACCGCGGTCGCCATCACCCTCGGCGTCGGGTTCATCTCCGGGACGTTCGTCCTGACGGACACGATGGACAAGGGCATCGGCAAGACGTTCGCGAAGTCCGCCGACAAGGTCGACTACGCGGTGGTGCCGAAGGACGAGTATTCGAGCGACGGTCTGCCGTCCGACACGCTCCAGAAGGTCCGTGCCGTGCCCGGTGTGACCGACGTCCACGGCGTCGTGAAGGGCGACGCCCCTCTCGTCGGCAAGGACGGTAAGGCGGTCGGCGACTACCCCAACGTCGGTATCTCGGTGCCCTCCGGCCCACTGCTGCGCTACGAGGTCGACAAGGGACGACCTCCGAAGGGCGGTAACGAGACCGTCCTCGACAGCAGGCTCGCCGACCGGGAGGACTTCACCGTCGGGGACACGGTGACGATCCTGGACGGCGACGACCGGCCGCACAGGTTCACCGTGGTGGGTCTGATCAACTTCGGCATCGACCAGGAGGCCGGCTTCCTGGGCGCGGTCGGCTTCGACACCCCCACGACGATCCGGATGACCGGCGAGAAGACCTACAGGGAGATCGACGTCCTCGGGGGCGACCGGCCGTCGATCGCGGCCGCCGCGGGCGCGTCCGCCCGGGTCTACACCGGGAGGGAGTTCGGCGCGAAGCTGGCGAAGAGCGCCGGCGCCGACACCGAGCTCATCCGGTCCGGCCTGCTGATCTTCGGACTGGTCGCGATGCTGGTGTCCGCCCTGGTCATCTACAACACGTTCGCCATCCTCCTCGCGCAGCGGATGCGGGACCTGGCCCTGCTGCGCTGCGTCGGCGCGACCCGCCGGCAGGTGTTCGGCGGCGTCGTCGCCGAGTCCGCGGTGGTCGGCCTCGTCGGGTCGGTGGCCGGCCTGGCCGCCGGCGTCGGCCTCGGCGCGGGCGCCCTCGCCGGGATCAGGCGGCTGAACCCCGGCGTGCCGATGGCCGCGCCGTCGCTGACCGTGCGGACGATCGTGGTCGGCCTCGCGGTGGGCGTGCTCGTGACCGTCCTGTCCGCGCTGCTCCCCGCCCGCGCCGCGACCCGGGTCGCGCCGGTCGCGGCGCTGCGCTCCGACCTCGAGCCGGGCAGCGGGCGGTTCCGCCTCGGCCGGGTCCGCACCGCGATCGCCGTGCTGCTGTGCGCCGCCGGCGCGGCCGTCGGCGTGCTCGGCTCGACCGCCATGGAGAAGGGCGAGGCCGCGATGTACGTGGTCGCGTTCGCCGGGGGCGTGGCGTTCCTCGGGGTCATCGCGGCGATGCCGGCGCTGGTCCGGCCGCTCGGGCGGCTGGCGGGCGCGGTCCCGGCGCGGGTCGGGGGCGTCCCCGGGCGGCTCGCCGTCGCCAACGCGCAGCGGGCCCCGCGCCGCACCGCCACCACGACGATCGCGCTGACCGTCGGCGTCGGGCTGATGAGCCTGTTCGCGGTGATCGCGGCGAGCAGCAAGGCGACCGCGTCGCAGCAGCTGGCGGAGCGGTTCCCCGCGGAGTTCCAGATCGAGGCGCACGGCATGGACGGAACCGTCCCGCACGCGCTGGCGGAGCGGCTGCGCGAACGTCCCGAGGTCGCCTCGGTCGCGGAGAGCCGCGGCGCGGAGGCCCGGGTCGGCGGAGAGGAGACGTGGGTCGCCGCGCTCAGCGCGCAGGCGCTCGGCACGATCATGAAGCCCGAGATGACGGAGGGCACGCTCGACGCCGCGAGCAGGCCGGGGACCGCGATGGTGGACGCGGAAACCGCCCGCCTGTCCGGCCACGAGGTCGGCCGGACCATCCGCGTCGACACCCCGAACGGCCGGTTCCCCGTGAAGATCACCGCCGTCTTCCGGGCCGGGGAGCTGCTGTCCGGGATCGTCGTCCCGGAGGCCGACTTCGCCCGCTACTTCGGCGCCGTGGACCCGACGGCGATCTTCGTGAAGACCGCGGACGGCGTCTCGGCGTCCGCGGCGCGCACGGCCGTCGAGGACGCGGCGCGGCCGTACCCGGCGGCGAAGGTCGTCTCCGCCGCCGAGTACAAGCAGGAGCTGACCAAGGCCGTCGACATGGTCCTGGTGATCTTCGCCGGGCTGCTCGGCCTCGCGATCGTCATCGCGCTGTTCGGCATCGCGAACACGCTCACGCTGTCGGTCGTGGAGCGGACCCGCGAGTCGGCGCTGCTGCGCGCCCTCGGCCTCACCAGGCGCCAGCTCCGCCGGATGCTGTCCGTCGAGGCCCTCGTCATGGCGGTGATCGGGGCGTTCACCGGGGTCGTCCTCGGGGTCGCCTTCGGCTGGGCCGCGACGAACGCGATGGGGGACAATACCGTGTTCGCCCTGCCCTACCTGCAGGTGGCCGGGTACGTCCTCCTGGCGGGGGCGGCCGGCATGGCCGCGGCCGTGCTGCCCGCGCGGCGCGCCGCGCGGACGTCCGTCGTGGAGTCCCTGACGCTCGACTGA
- a CDS encoding chaplin family protein: protein MIKKLAATGVLGFAVAASALAAAPAHAAAYGGHGGDGSHNVTAGNVGILNGNQVIAPISAAVDVCGNAVAVIGVASAQCKGGAVVHD, encoded by the coding sequence GTGATCAAGAAGCTTGCCGCGACCGGCGTTCTGGGCTTCGCCGTCGCCGCCTCGGCCCTGGCCGCCGCCCCCGCTCACGCCGCCGCCTACGGGGGCCACGGAGGCGACGGCTCGCACAACGTCACCGCCGGCAACGTCGGGATCCTGAACGGCAACCAGGTGATCGCCCCGATCTCCGCCGCCGTCGACGTCTGCGGCAACGCCGTCGCCGTCATCGGGGTCGCGAGTGCGCAGTGCAAGGGCGGCGCCGTCGTCCATGACTGA
- a CDS encoding cytochrome P450, translating to MSELAYDPWSPAFVADPYPVFERLRAERPVFYHEATDQWVISRYEDVDALLRDRRLGRTYLHVASHEEFGREPEPEFLKPFWDLIRAGMLDVEPPTHTRLRRLVSKAFTARMVEGLRPMIRRLAEELTGTLVAKGGGDLLAEVAEPLPVNVIAEMLGVPVEDRHLLRPWSADICGMYELNPPLEVQQTAVRAAVEFSDYLRDLARTRRDEPRDDLITALAQVVDEGDRLTEDELIGTCVLLLNAGHEATVNATGNGWWTLFRNPGELERLRNDPSLIPTAIEELLRYDTPAPMFERWVLEDITVAGVDIPRGAEVALQFASANRDPEVFADPNRLDLSRDPNPHITFGLGIHYCLGAPLARIELAESFGALLRLAPDLRLAAEPKWKPGYVLRGLQSLHVEC from the coding sequence ATGAGCGAATTGGCGTATGACCCCTGGTCCCCCGCGTTCGTCGCGGACCCTTATCCGGTGTTCGAGCGTCTGCGCGCCGAGCGTCCGGTGTTCTACCACGAGGCCACCGACCAATGGGTGATCAGCCGGTACGAGGACGTCGACGCGCTGCTGCGGGACCGGCGGCTGGGCCGGACGTACCTGCACGTCGCGTCCCACGAGGAGTTCGGGCGGGAGCCCGAGCCCGAGTTTCTCAAGCCCTTCTGGGACCTGATCCGGGCCGGGATGCTGGACGTCGAGCCGCCCACGCACACGCGGTTGAGGCGCCTGGTGTCCAAGGCGTTCACCGCCCGCATGGTCGAGGGCCTGCGCCCGATGATCAGGCGGCTCGCCGAGGAGCTCACCGGGACCCTGGTCGCCAAGGGCGGCGGCGACCTGCTCGCCGAGGTCGCCGAGCCGCTGCCGGTGAACGTCATCGCCGAGATGCTCGGCGTCCCCGTGGAGGACCGGCACCTCCTGCGCCCATGGTCGGCCGACATCTGCGGCATGTACGAGTTGAACCCCCCGCTGGAGGTGCAGCAGACGGCCGTCCGCGCGGCCGTCGAGTTCTCCGACTACCTGCGCGACCTCGCGCGCACCCGCAGGGACGAGCCGCGCGACGACCTCATCACCGCCCTCGCCCAGGTCGTCGACGAGGGCGACCGGCTCACCGAGGACGAGTTGATCGGCACCTGCGTGCTTCTGCTCAACGCCGGTCATGAGGCCACGGTCAACGCGACCGGCAACGGGTGGTGGACGCTGTTCCGCAACCCCGGGGAACTGGAGCGGCTCCGCAACGACCCCTCGCTCATCCCCACCGCCATTGAGGAACTGCTCCGTTACGACACCCCGGCCCCCATGTTCGAACGCTGGGTCCTGGAGGACATCACTGTTGCCGGTGTCGACATCCCGCGTGGTGCTGAGGTCGCCCTGCAGTTCGCGTCCGCCAACCGCGATCCGGAGGTGTTCGCGGACCCGAACAGGCTCGACCTGTCCCGCGACCCGAACCCGCACATCACCTTCGGGCTCGGCATCCACTACTGCCTGGGCGCTCCGCTGGCCCGCATCGAACTCGCCGAATCCTTCGGCGCGCTCCTGCGGCTCGCCCCTGACCTCCGCCTGGCCGCAGAGCCGAAGTGGAAGCCCGGCTACGTCCTACGTGGGCTGCAATCCCTCCACGTGGAGTGCTGA
- a CDS encoding sensor histidine kinase produces the protein MVASAWDWLRSKKPLVDAFYASPLLVVSLPSMTSGRSGTGAWLFALLTVGLIGPLVLRRTFPRAVFAAVAFVSAVQCLLDVEIVAGNIAVLMGLYTVTTAYPFRWGLAAALVCELGVVMATYRYALSGSNSEYVFAMMTVVVAGVWLLGLHMRTRRAYLRSVEERAERLERDRDNEVKVAMAAERARIARELHDVVAHNVSVIVVQADGASYAIDTDVVRARQALSTISATGRVALAEMRRLLGVLREDDDAGAFTPQPGVGELDELVEQVRSSGVPVVFEVDGEPVVMSEGRQLTVYRIVQEALTNTLKHGGPGATVSIRLRYAGDALEVRVEDDGRGAAAPDDGRGHGIAGMRERVAVYGGSVHAAPRAGGGFEVVARIPVREEVGAS, from the coding sequence ATGGTGGCGAGCGCGTGGGACTGGCTGCGGTCCAAGAAGCCGCTCGTCGATGCGTTCTACGCGTCGCCGCTGCTGGTGGTCTCCCTGCCCTCGATGACGAGCGGTCGCTCGGGGACCGGCGCGTGGCTGTTCGCGTTGCTGACGGTAGGGCTGATCGGTCCGCTCGTCCTGCGCCGCACCTTCCCGCGTGCCGTCTTCGCCGCGGTCGCGTTCGTCTCGGCCGTCCAGTGCCTGCTGGACGTGGAGATAGTAGCGGGCAACATCGCCGTCCTGATGGGCTTGTACACGGTCACGACGGCCTATCCGTTCCGCTGGGGTCTTGCGGCGGCGCTCGTCTGTGAACTGGGCGTGGTCATGGCCACGTACCGCTACGCACTCAGCGGCAGTAACAGCGAGTACGTGTTCGCCATGATGACCGTGGTGGTGGCGGGGGTGTGGCTCCTCGGCCTGCACATGCGGACACGCCGTGCCTACCTGCGTTCGGTGGAGGAGCGGGCGGAACGGCTGGAGCGCGATCGCGACAACGAGGTCAAGGTGGCCATGGCCGCCGAACGGGCGCGCATCGCACGGGAACTGCACGACGTCGTTGCCCACAACGTCAGCGTGATCGTGGTGCAGGCGGACGGCGCGTCCTATGCGATCGACACCGACGTGGTGCGGGCCCGCCAGGCGCTTTCCACGATCTCCGCGACTGGACGGGTGGCGCTGGCGGAGATGCGGCGGCTCCTCGGCGTCCTGCGCGAGGACGACGACGCGGGGGCCTTCACGCCGCAGCCCGGGGTCGGTGAACTGGACGAGCTGGTCGAGCAGGTCCGCTCGTCCGGTGTGCCGGTGGTGTTCGAGGTCGACGGCGAACCGGTCGTCATGTCGGAGGGCCGGCAGCTCACGGTGTATCGCATCGTGCAGGAGGCGCTGACCAATACGCTCAAGCACGGTGGCCCGGGAGCGACCGTCTCGATCCGGCTCCGCTACGCCGGCGACGCCCTGGAGGTCCGGGTGGAGGACGACGGGCGCGGCGCGGCCGCCCCCGACGACGGCCGCGGCCACGGCATCGCCGGGATGCGGGAACGCGTGGCCGTGTACGGCGGCTCGGTCCACGCGGCGCCGCGCGCGGGCGGCGGGTTCGAGGTGGTCGCGCGGATCCCGGTCCGCGAGGAGGTGGGCGCGTCGTGA
- the panD gene encoding aspartate 1-decarboxylase, with the protein MFRTMFKSKIHRATVTQADLHYVGSLTIDQDLMDAADLLPGEQVHVVDIDNGARLETYLIAGERGSGVIGINGAAARLVQPGDLVIIISYAQLSDAEAREFVPRVVHVDRSNKIISLDSDPAAPVPGTETTRGDLVHP; encoded by the coding sequence ATGTTCCGGACGATGTTCAAGTCGAAGATCCACCGCGCCACCGTGACGCAGGCGGATCTGCACTACGTCGGGTCGCTGACCATCGACCAGGACCTGATGGACGCCGCGGACCTGCTGCCGGGCGAGCAGGTCCACGTCGTGGACATCGACAACGGCGCGCGCCTGGAGACGTACCTGATCGCGGGCGAGCGCGGCTCCGGCGTGATCGGCATCAACGGCGCCGCCGCCCGCCTCGTGCAGCCCGGTGACCTGGTGATCATCATCAGCTACGCCCAGCTCAGCGACGCCGAGGCCCGCGAGTTCGTCCCCAGGGTCGTCCATGTCGACCGCTCCAACAAGATCATCTCCTTGGACTCCGATCCGGCCGCCCCGGTCCCAGGGACCGAGACCACCCGCGGCGACCTGGTCCACCCCTGA
- a CDS encoding ABC transporter ATP-binding protein, which produces MTSTFAGPPGEAPAAAPPQAVIAEGVSKVYGSGDAAVHALRGVSAGFARGAFTAIMGPSGSGKSTLMHCLAGLDTVTGGRIVLGDAEITGMGDRQLTLLRRDRIGFVFQAFNLLPTLTAEQNILLPVELAGRKPDRAWFDRVVDVLGLRDRLRHRPNELSGGQQQRVACARAIVARPEVIFADEPTGNLDSRAGAEVLGFLRSSVREMGQTIVMVTHDPVAASYADRVVFLRDGQIVSEIVRPTPSTVLDRLKSLEA; this is translated from the coding sequence GTGACCAGTACGTTCGCCGGCCCGCCCGGGGAGGCCCCGGCCGCCGCGCCGCCGCAGGCCGTCATAGCCGAAGGCGTGTCGAAGGTGTACGGGTCCGGGGACGCGGCCGTGCACGCCCTGCGCGGGGTCAGCGCCGGGTTCGCCAGGGGCGCGTTCACCGCGATCATGGGCCCGTCCGGGTCCGGGAAGTCGACGCTGATGCACTGCCTGGCGGGGCTGGACACCGTCACCGGCGGGCGGATCGTCCTCGGCGACGCGGAGATCACCGGGATGGGGGACCGGCAGCTGACGCTGCTGCGCCGCGACCGCATCGGGTTCGTGTTCCAGGCGTTCAACCTCCTGCCCACGCTCACCGCCGAGCAGAACATCCTGCTCCCCGTGGAGCTGGCGGGCCGCAAGCCCGACCGCGCGTGGTTCGACAGGGTCGTGGACGTCCTCGGCCTCCGGGACCGGCTGCGGCACCGGCCGAACGAACTGTCCGGCGGCCAGCAACAGCGGGTGGCGTGCGCGCGCGCCATCGTCGCCCGGCCCGAGGTCATCTTCGCGGACGAGCCGACCGGGAACCTCGACTCGCGGGCGGGCGCCGAGGTGCTCGGGTTCCTGCGCTCGTCCGTCCGTGAGATGGGCCAGACGATCGTGATGGTCACCCACGACCCCGTCGCCGCCTCGTACGCCGACCGGGTCGTGTTCCTGCGCGACGGTCAGATCGTCTCCGAGATCGTGCGTCCGACGCCGTCCACCGTCCTCGACCGCCTCAAGAGCCTGGAGGCGTGA
- a CDS encoding Rossmann-like and DUF2520 domain-containing protein, with protein MDPHVAPASAAPSNGPAAGKGATPRAPRPEPESPEDRPARLAVGVVGAGRVGTALGAALARAGHRVVAAAAVSERSRSRVEERLPGTAVAAPPDVVAAADLVLLTVPDDELPELAAGLVSAGVAVTGKLMMHTSGRYGTGVLDPLTRAGALPLALHPVMTFTGRPDDVNRLTGISFGVTSPEPLRPVAEALVLEMGGEPVWIAEDARPLYHAALAGGANHLVTLVVEAMDLLRAAGVAEPSRMLGPLLGAALDNGLRLGIDGLTGPVARGDAGTVSGHVDELAKISPESRRAYVALARLTADRALAAGMLRPEDAERLLEALAD; from the coding sequence ATGGACCCTCACGTCGCGCCTGCCTCCGCCGCGCCCTCGAACGGGCCTGCCGCGGGCAAGGGGGCGACCCCCCGCGCCCCCCGGCCGGAACCGGAGAGCCCGGAGGACAGGCCGGCACGGCTCGCGGTCGGCGTCGTCGGCGCCGGCCGGGTCGGCACGGCGCTCGGCGCCGCGCTGGCCCGCGCCGGGCACCGCGTGGTCGCCGCGGCGGCCGTCTCCGAGCGGTCGCGGTCGCGCGTCGAGGAACGGCTGCCCGGCACCGCCGTCGCGGCGCCGCCGGACGTCGTCGCGGCCGCCGACCTGGTGCTGCTGACCGTCCCGGACGACGAGCTCCCCGAGCTGGCGGCCGGGCTGGTGTCCGCGGGCGTCGCCGTCACCGGCAAGCTGATGATGCACACCAGCGGCCGGTACGGGACCGGGGTCCTCGACCCGCTGACCCGCGCCGGCGCACTGCCGCTCGCCCTGCACCCCGTCATGACCTTCACGGGACGTCCGGACGACGTGAACCGCCTCACCGGCATCTCGTTCGGCGTCACCTCGCCGGAGCCGCTGCGCCCGGTCGCCGAGGCGCTCGTCCTGGAGATGGGCGGCGAGCCCGTCTGGATCGCCGAGGACGCGCGCCCGCTGTACCACGCGGCGCTCGCCGGGGGCGCGAACCACCTGGTCACCCTGGTCGTGGAGGCGATGGACCTGCTCCGGGCGGCCGGCGTCGCGGAGCCGAGCCGGATGCTCGGCCCGCTGCTCGGCGCCGCCCTGGACAACGGCCTGCGCCTCGGCATCGACGGGCTCACCGGGCCGGTCGCCCGCGGCGACGCGGGAACGGTGTCCGGCCACGTCGACGAGCTCGCCAAGATCTCGCCGGAGAGCCGCCGCGCCTACGTCGCGCTGGCCCGGCTCACCGCCGACCGGGCCCTCGCCGCCGGCATGCTCCGGCCCGAGGACGCCGAACGCCTTCTCGAAGCGCTGGCCGACTGA